A window of the Nitrospinaceae bacterium genome harbors these coding sequences:
- the rfaE1 gene encoding D-glycero-beta-D-manno-heptose-7-phosphate kinase has protein sequence MSGTISRLAEGCQDILVIGDLILDRYIWGEVERISPEAPVQVLKWEREEQVLGGAANVAHNLSTLGCPVRLMGLIGEDADADRFEELTRVAGIDTRYVTRIPGRPTVTKTRFIGRGQQILRLDREDDNPQPGELEGPLLANLTEAIEGAAGVICSDYLKGTLSPGLMSKVVDAAGRANISIITDPKGGNYSKYKGVTAITPNLSEVALATGMRLDTEEAIDSAAHSLFEQLGTQYILITRGAGGMTLFGKNGRLSNEPANALEVYDVTGAGDTAAALFSLALFQGESPVSAAEIANTGAGIVVGKVGTAPVSALEIESAMSSGGRNKILSREELGRHLEMERAKGRKVVFTNGCFDLLHVGHIQYLQQAKNLGDLLVIGLNDDASVRKLKGEGRPLIEEKQRAQLMSALECVDFIVFFSEDTPKKLLETLRPDILVKGGDYTPDEVVGRDLVESYGGRLEVLPFVDGVSTTSIVNTIIERYKQDNTPA, from the coding sequence GTGAGTGGTACTATTTCAAGACTTGCAGAAGGGTGCCAGGATATCCTCGTAATCGGCGATCTCATTCTGGATCGCTATATTTGGGGAGAAGTCGAAAGAATCTCTCCCGAGGCACCTGTCCAGGTCCTCAAATGGGAGCGGGAGGAACAGGTTCTCGGCGGGGCGGCCAATGTTGCACATAATCTTTCCACCTTGGGCTGCCCGGTTCGCTTAATGGGTCTGATCGGTGAGGATGCCGATGCTGATCGTTTCGAAGAGCTCACCAGAGTGGCAGGCATCGATACACGATACGTCACTAGAATACCGGGCAGACCCACTGTTACAAAAACCCGCTTCATAGGCAGAGGCCAGCAGATCCTTCGCTTAGACCGCGAGGATGACAACCCGCAACCAGGAGAATTAGAAGGACCGCTTTTAGCCAACCTCACAGAAGCTATCGAGGGCGCGGCGGGAGTCATTTGCTCGGACTACCTCAAGGGCACGCTCTCGCCCGGGCTCATGAGCAAGGTGGTCGATGCCGCAGGCAGGGCGAATATCTCGATCATCACCGACCCAAAAGGCGGTAACTACTCTAAATACAAAGGCGTAACAGCCATCACCCCTAATTTAAGCGAGGTCGCCCTCGCCACCGGCATGCGCCTCGACACCGAGGAGGCCATTGATAGCGCCGCCCATTCCCTTTTCGAGCAATTGGGAACCCAGTACATTCTCATCACACGTGGTGCCGGCGGCATGACTCTGTTTGGAAAAAACGGTCGCCTCTCGAACGAGCCCGCAAATGCCCTTGAGGTCTATGATGTAACCGGCGCTGGCGACACGGCGGCAGCCCTTTTCTCCCTCGCCCTTTTTCAGGGCGAATCACCCGTCAGCGCAGCCGAGATCGCCAACACGGGGGCAGGCATCGTCGTTGGCAAAGTTGGCACCGCACCCGTGAGCGCCCTTGAGATAGAGTCCGCCATGTCCTCGGGGGGACGAAACAAAATCCTCTCCCGCGAGGAGCTTGGCAGGCATCTTGAAATGGAGCGCGCCAAGGGCCGCAAAGTCGTCTTCACGAACGGCTGCTTCGACCTGCTTCATGTCGGACATATCCAATACCTCCAGCAAGCCAAAAACCTGGGCGACCTTCTGGTCATCGGCCTCAACGACGACGCCTCGGTACGCAAATTAAAGGGTGAGGGGCGGCCCCTCATAGAGGAAAAACAAAGGGCACAACTCATGAGTGCCCTTGAATGCGTCGATTTCATCGTCTTCTTCTCGGAAGATACGCCCAAAAAATTACTTGAAACCCTCAGGCCGGATATTCTCGTAAAGGGCGGAGACTACACGCCGGATGAAGTAGTCGGGCGAGATTTGGTCGAGTCCTATGGCGGCCGCCTGGAGGTTCTGCCTTTCGTTGATGGCGTCTCAACCACAAGCATCGTGAACACGATTATCGAGCGCTACAAACAGGACAACACTCCGGCATGA
- the rfaD gene encoding ADP-glyceromanno-heptose 6-epimerase: MNSTVNHAAPVIVTGAAGFIGARLASRIARDGTQVIAVDETHHFEARAEIASLYQGAPPHRIIGMNDLPDWLDGPDSNEISGILHLGACTDTTEYDEGFLEKVNTAYTRRLWEIATRRKIPFLYASSAAIYGDGSSGYDDETHPEEYEPLNPYGDSKHRFDIWALGENIENRPPTWAGFRFFNVYGFGEAHKEKMSSVFYQAFVQILERGEVSLFRSHKQGVADGHQSRDFIYVEDVVKVLVHAWRKGLPDGIYNLGTGQARTFLDLTNAAFAAMGREPKIKFIDTPPNIRSRYQYFTEAKMDKLNRSGYTTPFTSLEDGAKLYWERLKKVLTPQGD, translated from the coding sequence ATGAATTCAACGGTCAACCATGCTGCACCCGTAATCGTCACCGGCGCGGCTGGCTTCATAGGGGCCCGCCTGGCGTCCCGGATCGCTCGGGATGGCACACAGGTCATAGCCGTGGACGAAACACACCATTTCGAGGCGCGCGCCGAGATCGCCTCGCTTTATCAAGGTGCCCCGCCCCATCGAATCATCGGCATGAATGACCTGCCCGATTGGCTCGATGGCCCCGACTCTAATGAAATCTCGGGAATCCTCCACCTCGGTGCCTGCACAGATACAACCGAGTATGACGAGGGTTTTCTCGAAAAAGTGAATACCGCCTACACGCGCAGGCTCTGGGAAATCGCCACGCGACGAAAAATCCCTTTCCTCTACGCGAGCAGCGCCGCCATCTACGGCGACGGCTCCAGTGGATACGACGACGAAACTCATCCCGAAGAATATGAGCCACTCAACCCCTACGGAGACTCGAAACACCGATTCGACATCTGGGCCCTTGGCGAGAATATCGAAAACCGACCGCCCACCTGGGCCGGGTTTCGATTCTTCAACGTCTACGGATTCGGCGAGGCACACAAGGAAAAGATGTCCAGCGTGTTCTATCAAGCATTCGTGCAAATCCTGGAGCGAGGCGAGGTGTCCCTGTTCCGCTCACATAAACAAGGGGTTGCCGACGGCCACCAGAGCCGTGATTTTATTTACGTCGAGGATGTGGTGAAAGTGCTCGTGCACGCTTGGCGAAAGGGCCTTCCTGATGGCATATACAACCTAGGGACCGGCCAAGCCAGGACCTTTCTCGACCTGACGAATGCGGCCTTTGCCGCGATGGGACGTGAGCCCAAAATAAAATTTATCGACACGCCCCCCAATATTCGCTCTCGGTACCAATATTTCACCGAGGCGAAGATGGACAAACTAAATCGTAGCGGCTATACGACTCCTTTCACCTCTCTTGAGGATGGAGCCAAGCTTTATTGGGAGCGGTTGAAGAAAGTGCTGACCCCGCAGGGGGACTGA
- a CDS encoding MBL fold metallo-hydrolase gives MEIALLGSGSRGNSVLVRSGDSSFLVDAGLSAREITARLALKGISPNDLQGVVLTHEHSDHIRGVGPLARRFNLPVWTNEATLEAGKQNLGALPHWVPIEIGVPFTIADVELSPFSIPHDAADPFGLTLKSGQGYRVGLATDIGFPTQLIRSHLRGLNGLVLEFNHDVAMLMDGPYPWTVKQRIRGKLGHLSNVDAAGLLDEVASHDLEWVICAHISQENNETEVIVQEARGALTGASSLLSQPSSAALCVATQVEPTPLYGPAGQIVPSAGNLEEAP, from the coding sequence TTGGAAATTGCTCTTCTCGGAAGCGGGAGCCGGGGCAACTCGGTGCTGGTGCGCTCTGGCGATTCATCTTTTCTAGTTGACGCCGGACTTAGCGCCCGGGAAATCACAGCTCGCTTGGCGCTTAAGGGAATCTCGCCAAACGATTTGCAGGGCGTCGTCCTGACCCACGAGCACTCCGACCACATCCGGGGCGTAGGACCCCTCGCCCGGCGCTTTAACCTGCCGGTATGGACAAACGAGGCGACCCTCGAGGCGGGGAAACAGAACCTTGGGGCCCTTCCCCACTGGGTCCCCATCGAAATCGGCGTTCCCTTTACCATCGCTGATGTCGAACTATCACCTTTCAGTATTCCACACGACGCGGCCGACCCGTTCGGCCTTACGCTCAAATCAGGCCAGGGCTACCGGGTGGGCCTGGCAACGGATATTGGCTTTCCCACCCAGCTAATTCGTTCGCACTTGAGGGGGCTCAACGGTCTCGTACTCGAATTCAACCACGATGTCGCCATGCTGATGGATGGACCCTACCCCTGGACAGTGAAACAACGGATCAGGGGAAAACTGGGCCATCTGAGCAACGTTGATGCCGCAGGCCTCCTTGATGAGGTCGCCTCCCACGATCTGGAGTGGGTGATATGCGCCCACATAAGCCAAGAGAACAACGAAACAGAAGTCATCGTCCAGGAGGCACGAGGGGCCCTCACCGGCGCATCGAGCCTTCTTAGCCAACCATCATCAGCCGCGCTTTGCGTGGCGACCCAGGTCGAGCCAACGCCACTGTACGGCCCGGCCGGGCAAATCGTGCCAAGTGCCGGAAACCTGGAGGAAGCGCCTTGA
- a CDS encoding adenylosuccinate lyase encodes MIPRYTRPEMGKIWEEKEKLQRMLDVEIAVCEELAARGEIPAEALDAIKSKSAFDPERIREIERVTKHDVIAFLTNVAENVGPASRYIHLGLTSSDVLDTGMALQLVSAGGLIIEGISNLLDTLRRRALEHQRTIIAGRSHGMHAEPTTLGLKIAGWFTEFERAEVRMRNAREGIRVGQISGAVGVCPHIAPDVEEAICRRLGLQVDPVSSQIIQRDRHAEYMTALALIAASIARVATEVRHLQRTEVGEAEEYFSPGQKGSSAMPHKRNPVVSEQLSGLSRLVQSNAMAALQNVPLWHERDISHSSVERIIVPDSVILVDYMINKLDNLMDKWVIYPERMKENLARSGDLLCSEHVMLALIGTGLTREEAYGRVQGPAMEAWADKSDFRAKLTTNPDVGGVLGEETLARCFDQDEHFKNINAIFERVFGSNLK; translated from the coding sequence TTGATCCCGCGCTATACCCGCCCTGAGATGGGGAAGATTTGGGAAGAGAAAGAAAAGCTCCAGCGCATGCTGGATGTCGAAATTGCCGTCTGCGAGGAACTTGCCGCGCGCGGCGAAATACCGGCAGAAGCGCTCGATGCCATAAAATCGAAATCCGCCTTCGACCCCGAGCGAATCCGCGAGATTGAGCGGGTGACGAAGCATGACGTTATCGCCTTCCTAACGAACGTCGCCGAAAACGTGGGGCCCGCCTCCCGTTATATTCATCTCGGACTCACAAGCAGCGATGTCCTCGACACCGGCATGGCGCTGCAGCTTGTCTCGGCTGGCGGGCTTATCATCGAGGGTATTTCAAATTTACTGGACACCCTCCGCCGCCGCGCCCTTGAGCATCAGCGCACCATCATCGCAGGCCGCTCTCACGGCATGCACGCCGAGCCAACAACGCTGGGTCTCAAAATCGCTGGTTGGTTCACCGAGTTCGAGCGCGCCGAGGTGCGAATGAGGAACGCCAGAGAAGGGATCCGTGTCGGTCAGATTTCGGGTGCCGTAGGCGTCTGCCCCCACATCGCACCCGATGTCGAGGAGGCAATCTGCCGCCGCCTGGGGCTCCAGGTGGACCCGGTTAGCTCCCAAATCATCCAGCGAGACCGCCACGCAGAATACATGACGGCCCTCGCCCTGATTGCCGCCAGCATTGCTCGCGTGGCCACCGAGGTTCGCCACCTTCAGCGCACCGAAGTAGGCGAGGCAGAGGAATACTTCAGCCCGGGCCAAAAGGGAAGCTCGGCCATGCCTCATAAGCGAAATCCGGTCGTCTCTGAGCAATTGAGTGGCCTAAGCCGTCTTGTGCAGTCAAATGCGATGGCGGCCCTTCAGAACGTCCCGCTGTGGCATGAGCGCGATATCTCTCATTCGTCGGTCGAGCGCATTATCGTTCCCGACAGCGTGATTCTTGTCGATTACATGATTAATAAGCTCGATAACCTTATGGATAAATGGGTCATATATCCTGAGCGCATGAAAGAAAATCTTGCTCGCTCAGGAGATCTACTGTGTAGCGAGCACGTTATGCTGGCCCTAATCGGAACGGGACTCACACGTGAGGAGGCCTACGGGCGAGTCCAAGGCCCTGCCATGGAAGCCTGGGCCGACAAAAGTGATTTCCGGGCGAAATTGACCACTAACCCTGACGTAGGGGGCGTTCTCGGAGAGGAGACGCTCGCTCGTTGCTTCGATCAAGACGAGCATTTCAAGAATATTAACGCAATCTTTGAACGTGTTTTTGGATCCAATTTGAAGTGA
- a CDS encoding phosphoribosylaminoimidazolesuccinocarboxamide synthase, which produces MEKRDQLYEGKAKILYETDDPAYLIQFFKDDASAFNAKKLGSIESKGLFNNKISTRLFQEVEAKGIPTHFVKNLSEREMLVKRCDIIMVEIVLRNIVAGSLAKRMGVEEGTKLPHPIIDLHLKDDALDDPLINEDTVSAFELGTREEIAEAREYALKVNQILIEFFGSRNIDLVDFKLEFGRCPAEGGKMLLADEITPDGCRLWEKGTGRKMDKDRFRRDLGNIEATYAEVERLVTS; this is translated from the coding sequence ATGGAAAAAAGAGACCAGCTTTACGAGGGCAAAGCCAAGATACTCTACGAAACAGACGACCCGGCCTATCTCATCCAGTTTTTCAAGGATGACGCTAGCGCGTTCAACGCAAAAAAACTCGGGTCCATTGAGTCCAAAGGCCTATTCAACAACAAGATTTCCACGCGCTTGTTTCAGGAAGTCGAGGCCAAGGGCATCCCCACGCATTTCGTAAAAAATCTCTCCGAGCGCGAGATGCTCGTGAAGCGATGCGACATCATCATGGTCGAGATCGTGCTTCGCAATATTGTTGCCGGAAGCCTGGCCAAGCGCATGGGCGTCGAGGAGGGCACGAAACTCCCTCATCCGATCATTGACTTACATCTTAAAGATGACGCGCTCGACGATCCGCTTATCAACGAGGATACGGTTTCTGCCTTCGAGTTGGGCACCCGCGAGGAAATAGCCGAGGCACGCGAGTACGCCCTCAAGGTGAACCAGATACTCATCGAGTTTTTCGGCTCCCGAAATATAGACCTCGTTGATTTCAAACTGGAGTTTGGCCGCTGCCCCGCCGAGGGCGGCAAAATGCTTCTCGCCGACGAGATTACCCCCGATGGGTGCAGACTGTGGGAGAAAGGCACTGGCCGTAAAATGGACAAAGACCGTTTCCGCCGTGACCTAGGGAACATCGAGGCCACCTACGCTGAAGTTGAGCGCCTGGTAACCTCCTGA
- the purS gene encoding phosphoribosylformylglycinamidine synthase subunit PurS has product MAKALVYITYKSGVLDPQGLAVKGALTSLGFGNVNDVRVGKYIEIELEDAPPEELRAEAEKMCAELLANPVIENYRVELPGDADHSDPPAPGT; this is encoded by the coding sequence GTGGCAAAAGCTCTCGTCTACATCACATACAAAAGCGGCGTACTCGACCCGCAGGGGTTGGCTGTCAAAGGTGCGCTCACATCTCTGGGCTTCGGGAATGTCAACGATGTTCGCGTGGGAAAATACATCGAAATAGAGCTTGAGGACGCGCCGCCCGAGGAGCTGAGGGCCGAGGCCGAAAAAATGTGCGCCGAGCTTCTCGCCAACCCTGTCATTGAAAACTACCGGGTGGAGCTGCCCGGCGACGCTGACCACTCCGACCCGCCCGCACCGGGGACCTGA